In Ktedonobacteraceae bacterium, one genomic interval encodes:
- a CDS encoding S1 RNA-binding domain-containing protein, with the protein MSDSVNWMQQIPEPGKLALTTRYALLAAQSNAAIMRAKEILPEHILMGLIKQNDARVVHMSASLNLDLTAIHMHSYLYAQYPFLEKRSQPDFFQYYLVAERRAYQEWQLQRREKLIAELQPGEIRRGVVSNIASFGLFVDLGGVEGLMHVSQLSWNPVNHPGELFKIGQEVEVQVLSVDKEKKKIALSIKRAQANPWKTVEQRYKVGQVVTGTITRIAPFGVFARIEDGIEGLIHLSELAPDMVPGNNLHEGQQLRMRILRLDPARRRLGLSLRQVDEVDIEDEPGEEDEKNRIEDDVSSPFDETLNASGFTTVSGSKETDQMRPFSQESLECLDWAISFANQIHSTLVYPDHLLLSILLRNRIQSYLAPLLPSSEALLAYFTGEKRYDEEMAPGQASTCPACKQSILPGWKHCVYCGASLMKACPKCGAPYPEIEGARFCFECGEELE; encoded by the coding sequence ATGAGCGACAGCGTCAATTGGATGCAACAGATTCCTGAGCCTGGTAAATTAGCTCTCACAACCCGTTACGCGCTGCTAGCGGCTCAATCGAACGCCGCGATTATGCGAGCAAAAGAAATTTTGCCGGAACATATCTTGATGGGGCTTATTAAACAGAATGACGCCAGAGTAGTACACATGTCGGCTTCTCTCAACCTGGATTTAACCGCGATCCACATGCATTCTTATCTATACGCTCAATATCCGTTTCTTGAGAAGAGGTCCCAACCTGATTTTTTTCAGTATTATCTCGTGGCAGAACGGAGAGCTTATCAAGAGTGGCAACTACAACGTCGCGAAAAACTCATAGCAGAATTACAGCCCGGTGAAATCCGTCGCGGTGTGGTTAGCAATATCGCCAGCTTTGGTCTCTTTGTAGACCTGGGAGGAGTAGAGGGTCTGATGCATGTCAGCCAGCTATCCTGGAATCCTGTTAATCACCCTGGTGAACTGTTCAAGATTGGGCAGGAGGTGGAAGTACAGGTATTGAGCGTCGATAAGGAGAAAAAGAAAATCGCGCTGTCGATTAAACGCGCGCAGGCGAATCCCTGGAAAACGGTAGAGCAGCGCTATAAAGTTGGCCAGGTCGTCACCGGCACCATTACCAGAATTGCTCCTTTTGGTGTATTTGCCCGCATCGAGGACGGCATCGAGGGGCTTATTCACTTATCAGAGCTGGCTCCCGACATGGTTCCTGGAAACAACTTGCACGAGGGACAGCAGCTCCGCATGCGTATCCTGCGCCTTGATCCGGCTCGTCGACGCCTGGGTTTGAGCCTCAGACAGGTCGATGAGGTGGATATTGAAGATGAACCAGGAGAGGAAGATGAGAAAAATCGTATCGAAGATGATGTCTCATCTCCATTTGACGAAACCCTCAATGCTTCGGGGTTCACAACAGTATCTGGCAGCAAAGAAACAGATCAGATGCGGCCATTTTCACAAGAATCGCTGGAATGCCTTGATTGGGCGATATCCTTTGCAAATCAAATCCACTCAACGCTTGTCTATCCAGACCACTTACTTTTGAGCATCTTGCTACGCAACCGCATTCAATCGTACCTGGCACCGCTTTTACCATCATCTGAGGCACTATTAGCATACTTTACCGGCGAAAAACGGTATGACGAGGAGATGGCACCAGGGCAGGCTAGCACATGTCCCGCGTGCAAACAATCAATCTTACCCGGCTGGAAACATTGCGTCTATTGTGGGGCATCTTTAATGAAGGCCTGTCCAAAGTGCGGCGCTCCTTATCCAGAGATTGAAGGGGCACGGTTCTGTTTTGAATGTGGTGAGGAATTGGAGTAG